ACCGTCAGGAACAGGTTGGCATTTGCATAAGCAATCGTAAAAATCCCCGCATCTTTCAGGCCCAAGGTGCGGGTTAAAATCATCAGCATGATGACCGACTGAAACGCCATCAACATACTGCCTGCCATATTCCAGATAAAACTGTCTCTCTCGATCTTCTGATCCTTCAATAAAAATGCTTTTATCTTCAATCGTACATCCTCGTTTTCTAAATTTCCGCATACTCCAATTAATCATATCACTGTTATAGCTAAAACTCAACAGACCAGAGCACTTTTCGACAACGCCTCCCTCTTTTTTCTCTACTTTCACTATAAGAGTTAACCTTATTCCTTTTTTTATATCAACTCCACACACCGCTTCTTATCCTCCCACTGCGGATGCACATACAAATTCAACGTCAGATTCACCGACGCATGCCCCAGCAACTCACTGACCACCTTATAATCCGCTCCCTCTTCTACACAGCGTGTTGCAAACGTATGCCGCAGCCCGTGAAAATGAATATGTTCCGCTTCCTTCTTCTCCAGGAATCTGGCATAATGCTTTCGATACAGCCGCGGTTCCATATACCGCCTGCTGCCCGTCACCAGAAAATGTTCCGGTGCTTCCCCGCAAAACGGCTGCATCAGATCATACAATGCATCCGCAATCGGAATCTCCCGAATGGATTTTCTGGATTTTGGCGTTGTCAGCAAAATCTTCGTTCTCCCCTTTTCCCTGCTCCTCTTCCTGCTTCCCTGTTTATTCTTCCTTTCATTGCCTTCAGACTCTGTGCGTTTATCTCTATCCTCTCCATCCTTGATATTCCCCCGGTTCTCCGGATTCTTCAGATAAATTCTCTGGATGGTCTTTGAAATGCAGATAGATCGTTGCTCAAAATCCACATCTCCCCATTTCAACGCACACAACTCCCCGATCCGAATTCCTGTATAGAGCGTTACCGCATAGCCCAACGTCTCATAGTTCAATTCCTGCCGGATCCATTCCAGCAGCTTCTGTTGCTGTCCCTTTGATAAAACCGCCCGCTTCTGTCTGTTTTCCTCCAACTGTCTGACCGGTAATTCCACCTGCCATTCCGGCATCGTCCGGCCATATTTTCTTCCATAATCCCTCAGACACATTTTCAGGATCATCAGAATGTCCCGCACCGTCTTTTGTGAAAGCCCACCCGCTCCATTGATCCGTCCCCATTTCAGCCAATGCATGACCGTATGTTGCAATATCACCGAGTCCAACGCTTCCACTTCTATCATTCCCAAATTTGGAAAGACCTGCCGCTCCATCAAAAACAGATAATTGGCGTAGGTCGATTCTTTCACATAATCTCTCTTGTATTTCAGCCATTCCCTTCCCCACTGCTCCAATGTCATTTTCTTCATAGTTTTTTGCTCCTTTGTCGAATTTTGTTGATAAATGAATTTTAGCACGACCCTTTAGTTGTCCACTTGAGGAACGGATTCCTTTTTTAGATTTAATCGAGGGGATCAGGGAGATTGAGAAAGGAAAACTGACATGAAAGTTGTAATTCTGGCGGGCGGTTTTGGAACACGTATCAGTGAAGAAAGCCATTTACGCCCAAAGCCGATGATCGAGATTGGGGAAAAGCCGATTCTCTGGCACATTATGAAACAGTACAGTGCTTACGGGCACCATGAGTTTATTATCTGCTGCGGTTATAAGCAGCACATGATCAAAGAATATTTTGCAGATTACTATCTCTACAACGGAGATGTAACCTTTGATTTCGGTCATGAAAATAAAATGATCGTACATAACAATGTATCAGAGCCATGGAAAGTAACTCTGGTAGATACCGGCTTAAACACCATGACCGGTGGACGAATCAAACGGATTCAGAAATATGTGGGAAATGAACCGTTTCTGATGACTTATGGAGATGGAGTTTCAGACATTGATATCAATGAACTGATTCATTTCCACGAATCTAAAAATCAGTATGCGACCCTGACAGCCGTTCATGTGGGACAGCGTTTCGGTGTACTGGATATTGACAGAGACAGCCGGGATATTAAAGGATTCCGGGAGAAATCTTCTGCAGACGGAAGCCGGATCAACGCAGGATTTATGGTACTGGAGCCGGAAGTCTTCGACTATATCGAGGGCGACAGCACCGTCTTCGAGAAAGATCCATTAGAGCATCTGGTTGCCGACGGACAGTTAAACGCCTATAAACACAACGGATTCTGGCAGTGTATGGACACCCAGCGTGAAAAAGAACAGTTAGAAAAAATGTGGGCATCCGGCAATGCACCGTGGAAGGTATGGGAGTAGAGGAACATGACAGATCTGAAGTTTTTCCAGAATAAAAACGTATTGATTACAGGGCATACCGGGTTCAAGGGAACCTGGCTTGCTCGGATTTTATTAAATGCAGGGGCAAATGTGACTGGATATGCGTTAGAACCGCCAACATCCCCAAGTCTGTTTGGACTGATGCATCTGGATCAGGAAATGCATTCTGTGATTGGGGATATCCGTGACCTGAGTCATCTGAAGCAGGTGTTTGAGGAAGTTCAGCCGGAAATCGTCCTCCATCTGGCCGCGCAGCCGATCGTTCGGGATTCCTATAAAGATCCCGTCTACACCTATGAGACAAATGTAATGGGAACGGTCAACATCTGTGAATGTGTCCGATTAAATCCCTGCGTCAAATCCTTTTTAAATGTGACAACGGATAAAGTCTACCATAACCGGGAATGGGAATGGGGCTATCGTGAGACGGATCCGCTGGATGGATACGATCCGTATTCCAACAGTAAATCCTGTTCCGAACTGGTAACCCACAGTTATATCCATTCCTTTTTTGATGAAATGGAAGTAGCGGTATCTACGGCAAGAGCCGGTAATGTCATTGGTGGCGGCGACTTTGCCAATGACCGGATCGTGCCGGACTGCATTCGTGCAGCGGCGAAAAAAGAGCCGATCATCGTAAGGAATCCGCATTCGACCAGACCTTATCAGCATGTTCTGGAACCACTGGCAGCTTACCTGATGATTGCACAGAAACAATATGAAGATCCAAAGTATGCCGGATTCTACAATGTGGGACCGGATGACTGTGACTGCGTAACTACCGGAGAACTGGTAGATTTGTTCTGTAATGCCTGGGGGGAAGGGCAGACCTGGGAAAATAAATTTGTAGGCGGCCCCCATGAAGCCAACTTCCTGAAATTGGATTGTTCCAAGTTAAAGACTGTCTTTGGCTGGAGTCCGGTATGGCATGTGGACACGGCGATCGAGAAGACGGTGGAATGGGCAAAAGTATTTGTGAACGAGGGAAATGTAACCGAATGTGTGGATCGACAGATTCGGGAATTTTTCGGAGGTGCATATGCAGACAGCAACAAGTGAATCTCATATTAAACTATTAGACTGCACATTACGGGATGGCGGCTATGTCAATGACTGGAAATTCGGACATAACAATGCCATCAGTATGTTGGAACGTCTGGTCAGTGCCAATATCGATATCATTGAAATCGGCTTTCTGGATCAAAGGCGTCCATATGATATCGAACGCAGCATTATGCCATCTACAGATTGTGTAGAAAAAATCTATGGAAACGTAGATAAAAGAAATGCCATGATCGTCGGAATGATCGATTATGGTACTTGTGGAATCGAAAATTTACAGCCTTGTAAAGACAGCTATTTGGACGGAATTCGCGTGATTTTCAAAAAGCATATCATGCATGAAGCAATTGCATTTTGTAAGCAGGTAAAAGATCTGGGATATAAAGTTTTTACACAGGCAGTTTCGATTACCAGTTATTCCGATGAAGAATTGTTAGAGTTGATGAGTCTTGTCAATGAACTGGAACCTTATGCTGTATCCATGGTGGATACCTATGGATTACTTCATAAAGGGAATCTGATGCATTATTTCTCTTTGATGGATCAACACCTGAAACCGGAAATCGGCCTGGGATATCATTCCCACAACAATTTCCAACTGGCCTACGCCAATTGCATCGAAGTATTAAAATACAAGACCGATCGAACCATTGTAGTCGATGGAACTCTTTACGGAATGGGAAAAAGTGCCGGAAATGCTCCGATCGAACTTTTGGGAATGCATTTAAACGAAGAATACGGAAAAGAATATGATGTCAATCAAATGCTGGAGGCGATTGATGGAAATATCATGAAAATCTATAAAGAAACTCCATGGGGTTATAACATGTTTTTCTATGTGGCTGCCTCCAATCACTGTCATCCAAACTATGTAAAGTTTTTGATGGATAAACATACCCTTTCGATTAAATCCGTGAATGAAATTCTGGAATGGATCGAGCCTGAGAAAAAGCTTCTTTATGATCAATCACATATCGAAGAACTTTATCTGAAATATCAGGCAAAGGAATGTGATGATACACTCGACCGGGCAGCGCTGAAAACAGTAATTGCCGGGAAAAAGGTTCTGCTTCTCGGACCTGGAACCACGATGAAATCACATGCAAAAGAAATTCAGGATTACTATCAAAAGCAACAGCCGGTCGTGATTGCAATTAATCATCTTCCTGAAGTTTGTCCGGTTGATTATGTGTTCTTGAGTAATCCAAGAAGATATATTCGTCTGATTAATGCATTGAAGTCTCAGAACCATCATGGGGTAAAAGTGATTGCGACTTCCAATGTCACAAACGCCGAAGATGCATTTGATTATACGGTAAATAATGAAAAACTTCTGGACAAAGACGCCGTTGTGATTGATTACTCCTTTGTGATGCTGTTGCGTTTATTAAAAGATCTGGAACCGGAACAGGTCGTCTGTGCCGGAGCAGACGGCTATGCAACTACCGGAGCAAATTACGCGGATGAAGAAATGGAATACTGGTTCACCAGCAGAAAAGCGGATGTTTTGAATCAGTATGTACGGGATGCATTGCAACAGATGGCGTCAGAACTGGATGTTTCATTCCTGACCCCGTCTTACTACGTAGAAAAAAATTAAGAAGAAGGATAAATCGGAATAATGAAACATGTAATTATTACCGGTGCCACCGGGATGGTTGGCGCCACGATGATCGAACAGATGCTTGCAGATGGAATCAGAGTTACAGGAATTGTAAGACCTGCTTCCGCAAAAATGAAGAATCTGACTTCACATCAGAATCTGGAAATCATAGAATGTGATATTGATAATCTGTTGAGCCTGAAAGAAATATTGTCTCATGATTATGATACCTTTTTCCATTTTGCATGGAACGGAACTTATGGGGCAAGCCGTGAGGACATACGGCTTCAGACACAAAATGTCATAGATACACTGGATGCGATTGAACTGGCACATGCAATCGGATGTAAAGCGTTTGTTGGTGCCGGCTCCCAGGCAGAGTTCGGACCGGTAGAAGGGACCATATCTGATGCTGTTCCTAAGAATCCGGTACCGGCTATGGCATTGCAAAACTGGATGCCTGTCGCATGGGAAAAATCCTGTGTGAACAGTACGGTATTCGCCATAGTTGGGGAAGAATCGTAAGTACCTACGGTCCACGCGATAACTCTTACACGATGGTGATGTCCAGTATTATTAATATGCTGGATGGAAAACGGATGCAGTTTACAAAAGGGGAACAGACCTGGGACTATTTATATGGCGGAGACTGTTCCAGAGCCTTTTATCTGATTGGAAAATACGGAAAACATGGTAAAGCTTATACCATCGGTTCCGGACAAACCCGACAGTTGAAAGACTATATTACCACGATTCGGGATACCGTAGCGCCCTCTCTGGAAATCGGACTGGGTGAACGGGAATATTATCCGAATCAGGTCATGCATTTATGTGCAGATATTACAGAACTAAAGGAAGATACCGGATTTGAACCGGAAGTTTCTTTTGAAGAAGGAATCCGGCGGACGGTACAATGGTATCAAGGACAAAACAATGGATAAAAAACTAATTTCAGTC
This window of the Mediterraneibacter butyricigenes genome carries:
- a CDS encoding NAD-dependent epimerase/dehydratase family protein; its protein translation is MKHVIITGATGMVGATMIEQMLADGIRVTGIVRPASAKMKNLTSHQNLEIIECDIDNLLSLKEILSHDYDTFFHFAWNGTYGASREDIRLQTQNVIDTLDAIELAHAIGCKAFVGAGSQAEFGPVEGTISDAVPKNPVPAMALQNWMPVAWEKSCVNSTVFAIVGEES
- a CDS encoding site-specific integrase → MKKMTLEQWGREWLKYKRDYVKESTYANYLFLMERQVFPNLGMIEVEALDSVILQHTVMHWLKWGRINGAGGLSQKTVRDILMILKMCLRDYGRKYGRTMPEWQVELPVRQLEENRQKRAVLSKGQQQKLLEWIRQELNYETLGYAVTLYTGIRIGELCALKWGDVDFEQRSICISKTIQRIYLKNPENRGNIKDGEDRDKRTESEGNERKNKQGSRKRSREKGRTKILLTTPKSRKSIREIPIADALYDLMQPFCGEAPEHFLVTGSRRYMEPRLYRKHYARFLEKKEAEHIHFHGLRHTFATRCVEEGADYKVVSELLGHASVNLTLNLYVHPQWEDKKRCVELI
- a CDS encoding aldolase catalytic domain-containing protein — encoded protein: MQTATSESHIKLLDCTLRDGGYVNDWKFGHNNAISMLERLVSANIDIIEIGFLDQRRPYDIERSIMPSTDCVEKIYGNVDKRNAMIVGMIDYGTCGIENLQPCKDSYLDGIRVIFKKHIMHEAIAFCKQVKDLGYKVFTQAVSITSYSDEELLELMSLVNELEPYAVSMVDTYGLLHKGNLMHYFSLMDQHLKPEIGLGYHSHNNFQLAYANCIEVLKYKTDRTIVVDGTLYGMGKSAGNAPIELLGMHLNEEYGKEYDVNQMLEAIDGNIMKIYKETPWGYNMFFYVAASNHCHPNYVKFLMDKHTLSIKSVNEILEWIEPEKKLLYDQSHIEELYLKYQAKECDDTLDRAALKTVIAGKKVLLLGPGTTMKSHAKEIQDYYQKQQPVVIAINHLPEVCPVDYVFLSNPRRYIRLINALKSQNHHGVKVIATSNVTNAEDAFDYTVNNEKLLDKDAVVIDYSFVMLLRLLKDLEPEQVVCAGADGYATTGANYADEEMEYWFTSRKADVLNQYVRDALQQMASELDVSFLTPSYYVEKN
- the rfbF gene encoding glucose-1-phosphate cytidylyltransferase, which produces MKVVILAGGFGTRISEESHLRPKPMIEIGEKPILWHIMKQYSAYGHHEFIICCGYKQHMIKEYFADYYLYNGDVTFDFGHENKMIVHNNVSEPWKVTLVDTGLNTMTGGRIKRIQKYVGNEPFLMTYGDGVSDIDINELIHFHESKNQYATLTAVHVGQRFGVLDIDRDSRDIKGFREKSSADGSRINAGFMVLEPEVFDYIEGDSTVFEKDPLEHLVADGQLNAYKHNGFWQCMDTQREKEQLEKMWASGNAPWKVWE
- a CDS encoding NAD-dependent epimerase/dehydratase family protein, with translation MGKILCEQYGIRHSWGRIVSTYGPRDNSYTMVMSSIINMLDGKRMQFTKGEQTWDYLYGGDCSRAFYLIGKYGKHGKAYTIGSGQTRQLKDYITTIRDTVAPSLEIGLGEREYYPNQVMHLCADITELKEDTGFEPEVSFEEGIRRTVQWYQGQNNG
- the rfbG gene encoding CDP-glucose 4,6-dehydratase, giving the protein MTDLKFFQNKNVLITGHTGFKGTWLARILLNAGANVTGYALEPPTSPSLFGLMHLDQEMHSVIGDIRDLSHLKQVFEEVQPEIVLHLAAQPIVRDSYKDPVYTYETNVMGTVNICECVRLNPCVKSFLNVTTDKVYHNREWEWGYRETDPLDGYDPYSNSKSCSELVTHSYIHSFFDEMEVAVSTARAGNVIGGGDFANDRIVPDCIRAAAKKEPIIVRNPHSTRPYQHVLEPLAAYLMIAQKQYEDPKYAGFYNVGPDDCDCVTTGELVDLFCNAWGEGQTWENKFVGGPHEANFLKLDCSKLKTVFGWSPVWHVDTAIEKTVEWAKVFVNEGNVTECVDRQIREFFGGAYADSNK